The Candidatus Dependentiae bacterium genome segment GAACTTGTAAATTTGTACCAATCAAGCGTGATGGGACAGTATAAAGTGAAGTTCGTACCTGGATTGTGCTGGAGCTACTGACCTTGGCGGGCAGCAAGGTATAGTCTGCCGTTTTATAGGTTGGCAGGGGTTGTAGAGCTAATCGTTCTACATCAACTTTTTTTGCATTACGTCGATTATGTTGATTGGTTAGCTGTTCAATCCAGCATTGGTAGGCTTCAAGTGAATTAAAATCATAGGAACCACGTAATAAAAAGGCTTGTTTAATTCGGCGCTTGAGATGTCCGTGAGGTGATTCAATTCCCCCATTCTCATGAGAGACACCTCGATTATTGCGGCTTGGCGTCATGCCATAATGGTTGCAAAAGTCATGATATTGTTTCGTTTGATCGTCCTTATCCTCCGAGGAAAGATTTTTAAACGCTGCAGATAAACTATCGGTGCGATGTTCTTTAGGTGAACCACCAAGACACCATAAAGCGTTTTGCAGCCCTTCTGCCAAGGCAGTATAAGACTCTCCACCGATAACAATCTTTAAGTAGCTCCAGCCAGAATAGATAACACGAAAATGATACAGCAGATGCTTGAGTGATTTACCCTGTATTGTTACTTTGATCTCTTTAAGCTCAGTAAAATCAGACAACCCCATATGACCTGGCACATGCTCTTGTCGGAACATTACCTCGCAGGCAGGTCCCTCTTGATGGCACCAGTTCTTTACACGGCGTTGGAGAGTACGAAGTAATTTATCTGGAAAACTGTCTTCATCATGGGTTGATTGTAAATATTCAAGTAACGTTAATGCCGAAAGAGAAGGGCTTTGCCGCAACATAGGTTCAAGCTCTTTGGTCCAGACTGTCTCAAATGGATCAGTACGGGTGCGCCAGCTACGGGGTTGTTTATGAG includes the following:
- a CDS encoding IS21 family transposase, which produces MSGQWLTSNQLEIYMKAIKEGKTQVVSAAKSGMSERSGREIEKGRRADPHKQPRSWRTRTDPFETVWTKELEPMLRQSPSLSALTLLEYLQSTHDEDSFPDKLLRTLQRRVKNWCHQEGPACEVMFRQEHVPGHMGLSDFTELKEIKVTIQGKSLKHLLYHFRVIYSGWSYLKIVIGGESYTALAEGLQNALWCLGGSPKEHRTDSLSAAFKNLSSEDKDDQTKQYHDFCNHYGMTPSRNNRGVSHENGGIESPHGHLKRRIKQAFLLRGSYDFNSLEAYQCWIEQLTNQHNRRNAKKVDVERLALQPLPTYKTADYTLLPAKVSSSSTIQVRTSLYTVPSRLIGTNLQVHLYHDSLSCYLGGTLVAKLNRVYGKGRLRRAKNVDYHHVIDSLVKKPMAFFKSQLRNDLLPNAVYRKIWQDLTERLPARDASRLMVGLLHLAAIADCETALGELVTQELLAGGTLSLPDLKKHWGIAQTSSCPIVDVTQHTLESYNQLIPVNKEASHALH